One part of the Macaca mulatta isolate MMU2019108-1 chromosome 6, T2T-MMU8v2.0, whole genome shotgun sequence genome encodes these proteins:
- the LOC144329359 gene encoding uncharacterized protein LOC144329359, whose amino-acid sequence MLNDSFTFLLRVDHVQSVIGYLPFTIVPPDPSLLQTFTPDVPLFVTGDNLVTSVLSQEKPVFSSGLTAQTETLVKLTQTRWQKADPWGQHSGEELSVDGESLPSRSFGHQPPLIVSRWAPTQPRESRYPLMVIVPLAAMVFLLIVAAAVLSVWLLSHR is encoded by the coding sequence ATGCTGAACGACTCCTTCACTTTCTTGCTCAGGGTAGATCATGTACAGTCAGTGATAGGTTATCTCCCCTTCACCATAGTGCCACCTGACCCCTCACTTTTGCAAACATTTACACCAGATGTTCCTTTATTTGTCACTGGAGACAACCTTGTAACCTCAGTTCTCTCTCAGGAGAAGCCTGTGTTTTCCTCAGGACTCACGGCACAGACAGAAACTTTAGTGAAACTGACCCAGACCAGATGGCAGAAAGCAGATCCCTGGGGACAGCACAGTGGTGAAGAGCTCAGTGTGGATGGAGAGTCTCTGCCATCAAGGTCATTTGGCCACCAGCCACCACTAATAGTCAGCCGTTGGGCACCCACGCAGCCCAGAGAAAGCAGGTACCCTCTGATGGTCATCGTACCCTTGGCTGCCATGGTCTTCCTGCTGATAGTGGCTGCAGCGGTTTTGTCTGTCTGGCTGTTGAGCCACAGGTAG